DNA sequence from the Maribacter dokdonensis DSW-8 genome:
AAGGTAATCGGCTCTATGCAAACCATATTTGGCACCTCTGTCCAAAGCATAAAATGGCTAAATCCTTCAGATGTTATTTGAATGGATTTCTCATCTTTTAAAATAATGGTATCCGTTTTAGGCACTTGTAGTGCCCTACTACCCACTGCCATTACCTCTGGAATAGTTATATCTTGATTGCCCGTTGAGATTACGGCATTTTCTGAATGTAGCATAAATGCCGGGTGATAACCCAACATAAAAGGCATACCTTCTTCTCCTGAAATAGAAAACGTAACTTCTAAAGTATTGTTCACCAATTCAAGTGTTTTTACGAACTCAAAATCATAAGGCCAACTCAATTTTTCGGCAGTTGATTTTGCTGGATATTTAGAGTTTAAAATCTCCGTATTCGCGCTATATGTTTTAGAAAATATGACTTTACTATCAGTGCTATCCGTAAGTACATATTCCATTTCACGTAATAGACCATGTTGATCTTGGGTAGCGAATCCTTTTGGAGTATTTACCTTAAAGTCCGCTTCATTGGTAGGACCGATCAACGGAAACATTTCAGTGTCTACACTTCGCCAACCAGGGTTACCTTTTTGATGCATAAACTCATGACCAGAAACTTGGTAGCCTACCAATTCTCCAGCGTCAATTTTAACCTGATGTTCTCCTACTTTTAATGTTGTTATATTACTCATTTATCAATCTATAAATTAATAATGCCGTTCTTTTTGTTAATGCTTCTATCGTTTTCAAGTTCACGGTTTCCTCAGGAGTATGGGCTGCATTTCCCATAGTACCCAACCCGTCCAAACAATCTACATATTCCGCTACAAAAGAAGTATCTGCTGCACCTCTTTTACCGGGATCATATGCAATTACCTCACCTTGTTTCAAATCAAGGCTTACTTGATTTAGCTTTGCCAACAAAGCCTTATTTCCTTCTGTAGGCTGCATTGCCGGATAACTATCTTTGAAAGTCACCTTTGCCGATGTATGTGGTAAATTGTTGGCAACAACCGCTCTTATATTGTCACGGGCACGTTCTTTTTGTTCTTCGGATATAAAACGCAATCCGCCACGCACCTCTGCTTTTTGCGCTACTACATTGGTCTTACCGAACACACTACCCTTACTGGTCATTTCATCAAATTCAACAAACGTTCCTCCCACTAAAGTTCCAGGATTAAAGGTCAATAAATCTTCTCCCTTAACATCGGTATAAAAACCGTTCAATATTCTTGACATTTCAAAAATGGCACCTGCACCCGTGTCTTCACTAAAAATACCCGATGAATGCGCTCTTTTACCTTCCACTTCAACTTTCCAGCCAGATGATCCTCTACGGGCAACGGTAGCATAATTGAAACCTGTAGAAGTTTCAAAACCCAGACCAATATCACTTCGTTTGGCTGCCTCAATTAAATCGTGCCTACTTTTTTCCAATGGACTACCAGTACTTTCTTCATCTCCGGTAAAAGCTACTATAATCTGGGCATCATCTAGCAATCCGTTTTCCCGTAATGCTTTTAATGCATAGAGCACAATGACATTGCCACCTTTCATATCATTACCTCCTGGCGCATGGGCAATAGAATCGTTCACCAATTTAAATGTTTGAAACGGACTATCTTCTTCAAAAACCGTATCTAAATGACCTATTAATAATAATTTCTTTCCTTTGGTCCCTTTGATCTCTGCAAATAAGTGTCCCGCTCTATTCATTTCTTCGGGCATAGGAATCCACGTACTTTCAAAACCAATTTCAGTAAAAGCAGTAGCAAACTCTTTTCCTACCATTTCTACCCCTTTAAGGTTTAAAGTTCCGCTATTGATATTGACGACTTTCTCTAAGAATGAAATTGCCTGGGCATTATTTTTTTCGATTGATTTTACAACCTTCTTTTCGTTCCTAGAAAGCTTTTGCGCATTGCTAGTGGTCAATAACAACAATGTAAATAGTGTAAAAAGTAACTTTTGATGCATGTGGTCTGTTTTACACCAAATTTACCAAAAAGGGATTTAACCTAAACTAAATATGGAACAAGCTTATTATAATATACTACTCAAATCGTATCGCCTTTACCGGTGTAATTCTGGTAATTATATATGATGGAATCAGTAACATCAATAAACATAATAACAAGACACCCGCATTTAAAAGAAGAATAGTCCACAGATCTATACTTACGGGTATGTATTCAATATAATACTCCTTTGGATTTGGAAATTTAAATACCCTAAACTGATCCTGAATAATGATAATACCCAAACCAATAAGGTTGCCCCAAAACAAACCTACCGCAATCAAATAAGCTGCATTATATAAAAAAACCTTTCTAATACTCCAATTTGTGGTACCTAATGCCTTTAATATACCGATCATAGGCGTTCGTTCTAAAATAAGCACCAACAATGCAGTAATCATATTAATACCGCCAACTATAATCATAATGCCTATGATCAGGGCAATATTAAAATCAAAAAGTCCGATCCATTCAAAAATTTTATAGTACTTATCTTTTATGGTCTTGGTATCTAAACTAGCAACCGTTTCTCCGTAAATCTCATTTGCTTTTTGATCAATATCATCAAAACTGTTCAAGAATATCTCAAAATTACCAACTTCGGTATCTTCCCACTTATTCATGCGTTGAATATGCCTTATGTCGGTGAAAATATAGAGTCCGTCAATCTCTTCAAATCCGCTATCAAAAATACCCGTAATGGTGAACTTACGTTGATTGGGAATTTTATCCGCTGCATCATCCCGTAAAAAAAAGGTGAAAAACGAGTCGCCCACTTTAAAATTGAGTCGATTTGCCATTATCCTGGAAATCAGCACATCTGAATTCAACTCCCCGGAATAATCTGGCAATACCCCGTCAATAAGAAACTCTTCAAACGGTTTCCAATTGTAATCCTTACCAACACCTTTGGCAATAATACCTTCAAAAGTATCTTCCGTTCTTATAATACCTGCCTTGGTGGCCACCGCCTGAATGTGCTGCACCCCATCTACCATTTTAAAATCCGGATAGAACTCTTGTTCCGTACTCACAGGCACCACAGATACTTCAGAATTATTATTATCGTAATTGTAGATTTGTACGTGACCGTTAAAAGCGGTCACTTTTTCACGGATTTTTTCTTTTAAACCCAACCCCGTAGCAATAGCGATCAACATCATAACCACCCCAATAGCAATTGCGGCAATAGCTATTTTTATTATTGGTGCGGATATACTAATTTTATGCTCCTTACCCTTTATAAGCCGTTTGGCGATAAAATATTCTAGATTCAAATGATGTTATTTTTATCCAATTTCAAAAGTACAGTTTTATTATGGTTTTTGGTATTGGCTACTTGCGGAAACGATTCCGAAAATGTAGCCGAGCGCACGCAAAGCCAAACCGAGCCACAAATAGTACAAGAGAAAAAAGAAATAGTTGTAGCCGCTAACTGTACGGAAGCCTATCTACCAATTTTAAAAGGAAAAAAAATAGCCGTTGTCGCCAACCAGACCAGTGTCATTTTTAAACCTGAAGGTCACACCCATTTGGTTGATAGCCTACTATCTTTAGGTGTGGACATCAAACACGTTTTTGCCCCAGAACACGGATTTAGGGGGAATTTTGATGCCGGTGAACACGTGAACAATAGTAAAGACATAAAGACAGGGCTAGAACTGATATCCTTACATGGAAAAAATAGAAAACCAAACCAGGATCAATTAGAGGGTTTAGACTTAGTGCTGTTCGATATACAAGATGTGGGCGTTCGTTTTTACACTTATATTTCTACCATGCAATTAGTGATGGAGGCTTGTGCAGAAAAAGGTATTCCCGTTTTGGTATTGGATAGACCAAACCCGAACGCACATTATGTAGATGGCCCAACGATGGAAGCAGAACACACTTCTTTTCTTGGCATGACACAAATACCTTTGGTGTATGGTATGACCATTGGTGAATATGCAAATATGATCAATGAAGAAATGTGGCTTGAAGGAAATAAAAAAGTAAATCTAACTGTAATTCCTCTTGAAAACTGGGCGCATGACATGTTCTACAGTTTACCAATTAGACCTTCGCCAAACTTGCCTAACGATACTTCAATTACCCTATACCCAAGTTTAGGAATGTTTGAAGGCACCAATATCAATTCCGGGCGTGGAACGGAGTTTCAGTTTCAACGTTATGGAGCGTCATTTTTAGATTCAAAAATGTATGATTTCACCTATACTCCCAAACCAAATTTTGGTTCTAAATACCCAAAGGAAGAGGGAAAACTTTGTTATGGCAAAGATTTATCGAGAACCGAACGAATGAACCAAGTAACGATGGATTTTATTATTGACGCCTATACCAATACCTTGGACAAAAGTAAATTCTTTTTAACGAGCGGATTTACCAAACACGCAGGCAACAATAGACTTCAAAAACAAATTGAAGCCGGTGCTACCAATGCCGAAATTAAAGCGACTTGGCAAAAAGACATTGAAAAGTTTAAAAAAATAAGGGCAAAATATCTACTTTACTAAAGGCTGTTCATTTACAACGTCTGCTAGGTTACTACCATCTGTGGTAGGTTTTCTATACCCAACAAAAGGATACTTTAGCAATGGTCCAATTTTACCATTGGCAACCTCATCAGGAAAAGTGTCAACGCCGTAGATAATTTTCTCTCGATCTAAATGCATGTACGTACCGAACAAACGATCCCACCAAGAAAAAATATTACCGTAATTAGAATCTGTATATGGTAACACGTAGTGGTGATGTACTTTATGCATATCTGGCGAAATCAACACCCAGCTAATTGCTTTGTCCACACTTTTTGGCAATTTTATGTTCGCATGGTTAAATTGCGACAATACTACAGATAAACTTTGGTACAACATTATAATCCCTATAGGCGCACCAACGATAAAAACCCCAACAAGGGTAAACATATACCTGATCAAACTTTCTAAAGGGTGATGTCTATTTGCTGTAGTAGTATCCACATTATGATCTGTATGATGCACCAAATGAACCATCCACAACGGTTTTACACGGTGCTCTACCAAGTGCGCCAAATATGCCCCTATAAGGTCAAGCAAGGCAACACCTAAAAACACATACGCCCATAATGGCATTTCTGGCAACCAATTAATGATACCGAATTCATTGGCAACCGCCCAGTCAGACGTTTTCAAAAGAAAGAATGCCAACGGAAAGTTTACGATTATGGTGGTCAAGGTAAAAAAGAAATTGGGTACGGAATGTTTCCACTTATTATAAGCACCATTGAATAAGGGGACAATACCTTCCAGTATCCAGAAAAAAGTAATACCACCCACCAAAATTAAAGAGCGGTGTGCAGCAGGTATCGATTCAAAATAGGTTATTAATTGTTCCATTAAATAAGTAAGTAGTTAAATTATAAACTGCAGAAATCAACCTGTAACTCAATTATAGTATCATCAGTAAAATATTCAAATTCTAATGATTTTGCAATTAATTACGTAATATAATAAAGTTTTATTGATTTAACCCGCTACAAATACAGGATACGTATACCATGTCATCCTTGAATTAATGACATTAAAAAATTAGAATTTTACAACAGGGTAAACTTTATTGGGTCCATTACCCGCCAAGTATCTTGTATTTTATATGACTTTTTTAAAACGATCAGAAACTTCTTATCGTTACTTGAACATTCCATAGTAATACTTCCTCTTTCAATAGGTACGTTATGGTCAGGGTTACTTTTATAACTTACTTTTTCTAAAAATATATCTTTCCACAATACCCCGAAAGAGTTTCCTCTTTTACTAATGTATTTAAAATTCTCGATAGCTTTAATCTCAAAGCTTGAAATTATGGTATCTACTGAAGGAATATTTTCATTAGGTTGAGCATTTTTGACCATTGTAATCAAATATTCCACTTCGTTTTTAGTAGGTAAGATTTTTAAAAATTCTTTTTCACTCTGAGTTTTCAGGGCATTAAAAACAGAATTTACAAGCTCAGTATTTCTAAAATTTTCTTGTGCAACGGAAGTATAGGTTGCCAATAAGGAAATCATCAATAAAGAAAAATAAAGGGTACGTTTCATCAATAAAGTTTTGGTTGAATAGTATATCTGAGGTAAATAAAAAACTATTAGCTAATCTAATTCAAAAACAACATTTCTTTCGGTATTTGTCTTATACCTGATTTTGGGAGCAATCTCTAAACTAGCACCATAGCGATAATTTTTACTATTTGGGTTTAGCATATAATCAAGTTGATGTTCAATCATTTTTTCAAACGGGACTAGGAAGTCCGCCGTTTCACATTGCTCAATCGTTCCTTTATTCAACAAGTTTAAAACGGTATAGACCGATTCTATGGTGCTAAGACAAAGTGCTTCTGGTTGTTGTTTGATGATGAATTTTGATGCTATGCTATTATCAAAACTAACCCTATTTAACTTTTGCAAGTTCTTACTCAATTTAAGCATCTTTCTGGCACAGGGCCAGGTACCATCGAGAATGAAGATATTTGCACCTTTGCCTATAAAATTATGCATTTCAGCACTACTTCTTTGAGATAGGTTAAAACTGTTTTTACCCGGGTAAAGTAAAAATGAATTTTCATTACTGTCCAGTAATTCATTTACACGAGTATTATCACTAAAATCTACGCCCACTATTATTTCAGAATTTTCAAGTTGAAGATTCGTCATGTAGCCTGTACCGTTCCTTTCCTTTTTATACTCCTTAGGGTGCATTAAAATAATGAAACGTGTTTTAGTTTTTACGGCACTAATATGTTCACAAATACAGGTACTTGAAGGTCTCATGCATTGGTAACATTTTACTCTTGGATTATTTATATCAACTAGCAATCTTAATTTATTTTCAATATTCTACTTACTTCATCAACTTCTTCATCTCCTCTACAATATTATAAGCAGCAGGACAAATAGCCACATTTTTTAAGGTAAGATTACTAATTTGCTGAAACTTCTTTCTATCCGTATGCGGAAATTCTCGACATGCTTTTGGGCGTACATCATAGATAGAACAATAATTATCCGCTCCCAAAAAAGTACATGGTACTTGCTGTAACACATAATCGTTCTCCTCATCTATTCGCAAATAGCTTTCAATGAACTTCTGTGGTTTCATTCGGAAAGATTTTGAAATTCGTTCCACATCTGCGTTGGTAAACAATGGCCCTGTAGTTTTACAGCAATTGGCACAGGTTAGGCAATCGGTACGTTCAAACTCCGCCTCATGCAGTTCTTGCATGGTATAGTCCAAATCCTTTGGCGGTTTTTTCCTTAGTTTGGCAAAGAACTTTTTATTTTCATTATGTTTTTCCCTTGCCTTTTTGGGCAATAGACGTAAAACCTCTTCCATGTATCAAATTAATTCTTCAAAACTAGGAAAGTAGTACCAAAAAGCGAGACTTTTGCAGACAGAAATACTAGAATTTTGGACAAGGACATTTTAGGAACAGCGCTCTTAGATTATCAACAAGGTAATTATTCAGAAGATATCATCACCTATTCTTCGCT
Encoded proteins:
- a CDS encoding aldose epimerase family protein, producing MSNITTLKVGEHQVKIDAGELVGYQVSGHEFMHQKGNPGWRSVDTEMFPLIGPTNEADFKVNTPKGFATQDQHGLLREMEYVLTDSTDSKVIFSKTYSANTEILNSKYPAKSTAEKLSWPYDFEFVKTLELVNNTLEVTFSISGEEGMPFMLGYHPAFMLHSENAVISTGNQDITIPEVMAVGSRALQVPKTDTIILKDEKSIQITSEGFSHFMLWTEVPNMVCIEPITFYPYAVAQQNLAEGFMVIKDEPAIFKVSLKPL
- a CDS encoding M20/M25/M40 family metallo-hydrolase: MHQKLLFTLFTLLLLTTSNAQKLSRNEKKVVKSIEKNNAQAISFLEKVVNINSGTLNLKGVEMVGKEFATAFTEIGFESTWIPMPEEMNRAGHLFAEIKGTKGKKLLLIGHLDTVFEEDSPFQTFKLVNDSIAHAPGGNDMKGGNVIVLYALKALRENGLLDDAQIIVAFTGDEESTGSPLEKSRHDLIEAAKRSDIGLGFETSTGFNYATVARRGSSGWKVEVEGKRAHSSGIFSEDTGAGAIFEMSRILNGFYTDVKGEDLLTFNPGTLVGGTFVEFDEMTSKGSVFGKTNVVAQKAEVRGGLRFISEEQKERARDNIRAVVANNLPHTSAKVTFKDSYPAMQPTEGNKALLAKLNQVSLDLKQGEVIAYDPGKRGAADTSFVAEYVDCLDGLGTMGNAAHTPEETVNLKTIEALTKRTALLIYRLINE
- a CDS encoding ABC transporter permease, producing MNLEYFIAKRLIKGKEHKISISAPIIKIAIAAIAIGVVMMLIAIATGLGLKEKIREKVTAFNGHVQIYNYDNNNSEVSVVPVSTEQEFYPDFKMVDGVQHIQAVATKAGIIRTEDTFEGIIAKGVGKDYNWKPFEEFLIDGVLPDYSGELNSDVLISRIMANRLNFKVGDSFFTFFLRDDAADKIPNQRKFTITGIFDSGFEEIDGLYIFTDIRHIQRMNKWEDTEVGNFEIFLNSFDDIDQKANEIYGETVASLDTKTIKDKYYKIFEWIGLFDFNIALIIGIMIIVGGINMITALLVLILERTPMIGILKALGTTNWSIRKVFLYNAAYLIAVGLFWGNLIGLGIIIIQDQFRVFKFPNPKEYYIEYIPVSIDLWTILLLNAGVLLLCLLMLLIPSYIITRITPVKAIRFE
- a CDS encoding exo-beta-N-acetylmuramidase NamZ family protein; the encoded protein is MLFLSNFKSTVLLWFLVLATCGNDSENVAERTQSQTEPQIVQEKKEIVVAANCTEAYLPILKGKKIAVVANQTSVIFKPEGHTHLVDSLLSLGVDIKHVFAPEHGFRGNFDAGEHVNNSKDIKTGLELISLHGKNRKPNQDQLEGLDLVLFDIQDVGVRFYTYISTMQLVMEACAEKGIPVLVLDRPNPNAHYVDGPTMEAEHTSFLGMTQIPLVYGMTIGEYANMINEEMWLEGNKKVNLTVIPLENWAHDMFYSLPIRPSPNLPNDTSITLYPSLGMFEGTNINSGRGTEFQFQRYGASFLDSKMYDFTYTPKPNFGSKYPKEEGKLCYGKDLSRTERMNQVTMDFIIDAYTNTLDKSKFFLTSGFTKHAGNNRLQKQIEAGATNAEIKATWQKDIEKFKKIRAKYLLY
- a CDS encoding sterol desaturase family protein, encoding MEQLITYFESIPAAHRSLILVGGITFFWILEGIVPLFNGAYNKWKHSVPNFFFTLTTIIVNFPLAFFLLKTSDWAVANEFGIINWLPEMPLWAYVFLGVALLDLIGAYLAHLVEHRVKPLWMVHLVHHTDHNVDTTTANRHHPLESLIRYMFTLVGVFIVGAPIGIIMLYQSLSVVLSQFNHANIKLPKSVDKAISWVLISPDMHKVHHHYVLPYTDSNYGNIFSWWDRLFGTYMHLDREKIIYGVDTFPDEVANGKIGPLLKYPFVGYRKPTTDGSNLADVVNEQPLVK
- a CDS encoding tRNA-uridine aminocarboxypropyltransferase is translated as MLVDINNPRVKCYQCMRPSSTCICEHISAVKTKTRFIILMHPKEYKKERNGTGYMTNLQLENSEIIVGVDFSDNTRVNELLDSNENSFLLYPGKNSFNLSQRSSAEMHNFIGKGANIFILDGTWPCARKMLKLSKNLQKLNRVSFDNSIASKFIIKQQPEALCLSTIESVYTVLNLLNKGTIEQCETADFLVPFEKMIEHQLDYMLNPNSKNYRYGASLEIAPKIRYKTNTERNVVFELD
- a CDS encoding YkgJ family cysteine cluster protein, producing MEEVLRLLPKKAREKHNENKKFFAKLRKKPPKDLDYTMQELHEAEFERTDCLTCANCCKTTGPLFTNADVERISKSFRMKPQKFIESYLRIDEENDYVLQQVPCTFLGADNYCSIYDVRPKACREFPHTDRKKFQQISNLTLKNVAICPAAYNIVEEMKKLMK